The sequence below is a genomic window from Rhinopithecus roxellana isolate Shanxi Qingling chromosome 19, ASM756505v1, whole genome shotgun sequence.
gtggttcatgcctgtaatcccagcactttgggagtttgaggcaagcggatcacttgaggccaggagttcgagaccagcctggccaacatggtgaaaccccatctctacaaaaaatataaaaattagctgggtgtggtggtggtaacctatagttccagctacttaggaggctgaggcaggagaatcgcttgaacctgggaggtagaggttgcagtgagctgagatcacgccactgcactacagcctgggtgacaaagtgagactccgtctggaaaaaaaaaaaaaaaaaattggaatggggccgggcacagtgccttgcctgtaatcccaacactttgggaggctcaggtaggaggatcacttgatcccacaagtttttgagaccagcctgggcaatatagtgagtccccatctctaccaaaacaagaaaaagttctttgttattgttttttttaattacatggtcatggtggcccacacctgaagctactcaggaggctgaggtaggaggatcacgagcccaggagaggccgggcgcggtggctcaagcctgtaatcccagcactttgggaggccgagacaggcggatcacgaggtcaagagatcgagaccatcctggctaacacggtgaaaccccgtctctactaaaaaatacaaaaaaattagctgggcgaggtggcgggcgcctgtagtcccagctactcgggaggctgagccaggagaatggcgtgaacccgggcggcggagcttgcatgagctgagatctggccacagcactccagcctgggcggcagagcgagactccgtctcaaaaaaaaaaaaaacaacaacaaaacaaaaaaacaaacaaaaaaaaacgagcccaggaggttgaagctgcagtgagccatgattatgctgcacacttcagcctggaggacagagcaagaccctgtctctcaaaaaatcaaaacaaaacaaaagccattgCAATGGGATCCTCAGGGATACAGGGAAAACTGTATCACTGGAGAACTTCAGAAGAGAACTGATGAAATCCTGATTGTTCCCACGTCTTGCCCAAGACAAATCCTATAGGTTCAGATAAGCAAAAACTGTGAGATAGTTTATCTTTCCGTTAAACTCGGAAAGCACATAAGGTACCATctggaaacactcttctggtgAGTGATGGGAAATATAATTCAGTTTGAGAGCCAACTAGACCTAGATTCAGACCTAGATTTGAATCCCATCTATGCCACTGAGTAGGATTAACCTCAGACACGCAATTTATCCTCTCTGAATTGCAATTTCTTCATGTCTAAATGGGAGGAGAATGCCTAAGATGCAGAGTTGTGCAGATTAAACAGGCTGTGGCTTACCTCATATCTTGCCTGAGAGAGAATCGGTGCTCAGGATGGTGACATGGTAAACAGTATGGGCTCAGGAATTGAATTGCTTGAGGCTGAGCCCCAGCTCCACTACTTACCCACTATAGACTGGGCAAATCTCTCTAAGCCAGTTTCCTTGACTCtagaatggagataataatagtacctatctctTAGTGTTATGATGACCCAATCAGATGATGTGCATAATAGATTAACCTGGCCTGGCACAGGGTAAGCAGCTGCCATCCTCCTCCTCTACCTCCCTCATGCTTATTCTAGTTGGTAATGTCAGTGACATCACTAGACTGTAACTGTTGGGGGTATATAtccttcttgtttgtttttttttttaaaccaaatttagCAGTGGAGGATTGTATACCAACTTTAGTGACCCTAACGTTGATAAGTTCTGATAACACACTACCATCGGACCAGCCACCCTTGTCTGATATTTGTCCCTCCCTCTTTAGCTAACCATGCCCCCGACAGGCACCAATAAATGCCCTATTTTTTTCCCTGTGTCtcccaaaagaaaaagtaaatttcagatTGTGTTCCCCCTCCTAGCGCCAGAGAAAGGAACTACAACAAAGCCTAGCTGCTGAGTTCAGAGAACGCAAAGCACACACGCCCTCCCAGCTCTTCAGTCCGCCTGGACGACTCTCCTTTGCTCTTGTCTACTGCTGGAGCTGCTAATAAAGCTTGATTCAAATACATGAGCTGCCTAGTCCTGCGTTCCCCTTATGAGCTTCTTCCGCTGGCAAGTCGAGACTCAGCACCCCACAAGTAGCGCTGCGAAGCCTGAAGGGCGGGACAGGAAGTGAGGTCATTCCTCCCCGGGGTGAAAGGTTAGCGGAAgtgttcttctttcctttttgctgtAGGCCTGAGTGGTTGCTGCCGGTGAGTAGAAGCTTAGGTTGAATCTTTCAATCCCCCGCCATCCGCGGCTTCGGGGTCGAGGGTCCGGGCGGCGCCGGGTGCGTTCCTTCCCTAGGTCTCTGGCGGCTACGTATCCGATCCCGTCCTGCGAGCAGCGCCCGCGGGCGGCCTGGACCAAGGCGGCAGTGAACAGAGTCTGAAGTTCCGGCCCAAGACCTGGGCTTGCTGGCAGGAGTCGGCTCTGGGCGTCTTTGGCTTTATGGATTTTTAAGTGGCCCTCTCTCCTTGCTTTCTGCAGACATGGGCAAGTTCATGAAACCTGGGAAGGTGGTGCTTGTCCTGGCTGGACGCTACTCTGGACGCAAAGCCGTCATCGTGAAGGTATCAGCCTCGCGGAACTCTGCGTCCTTGCATCCCGGGACCAGGCTGGCTCTGGTGGAGCAGGCAGGCTTGGAATTCAAGGCCCGCTTCTGGGGCAGTAGCCAGTGAGCACGGTCGGGGTGAATGTGGAAAAGCTTTTGAGAGAGGAAGAGGCACAGTAGAAGCAAATGTGAGCTGAATTGGGCTCCTAACGCTTAACGCCTTCTCCACCAGAGGCTTTAAATATATAGCAATAATGGCTGACATTTATTGCACACTTGCTATGTGCTCCCACTCCCTTTCAGGTATTGTCATGTGCAGTCCTTGAAGTAATCATAGgggattccttttcttttttttttgagacgggatctctgtccaggttggagtgcagtggcgcgatcactgcagcctcgacttcctgggctcaagcgattctcccatctcagccttccaaaaagctgggactacaggtgcgcgccaccatccccagctataGGGGGTTCCTTCCTGTTGCTAAGGTTTAGAGGTGTTCTGTTAATTTACCTGAAGTGCTGCAGCTGGGCATCTgtaagaagaggaggaaattgCTTTTAGAAAGGTCACGTAGCCCCTCACTGTTTTCCTCCTACCCATGTTTTTGTAGCTTCTTGAGAAATTTCCCTAGGCTCTGGCCACATACACCACTGCGTTTTACTGTTGTGGGGACACTGGAGTACCCCTGGATTCCCCTCTCCCATCTCCTGAGACTGGGCTCTGGAATGAGGCTCTGGTGTCTTAGCCTTGGCTGTACACTTTACTAGCAGTGGAGCAAGTGAATAGTTAACAAGTCTTGTGagcagtgcttggcatatagcaAGTACTTCTTAAATGTTAACTATTGCTACTTTTAAATCTCTTATCTCTAATAAGCCGTGCCAGATGCTTCCTAGTGGAAATAAACactgttctgtttctctttggTCATTTCGCATAactttctgtgatttttctctttataatggTGGGTCTTGGAGACCTGAGGGAGGAAATATTTTTTTGACACTGCCCTACCTCTAACACAGTGCCTAAACAGGCCCTCAGTGAATAACAAATGTAATTCTTATTCATTTAGAACATTGATGATGGCACCTCAGATCGCCCCTACAGCCATGCTCTGGTGGCTGGAATTGACCGCTACCCCCGCAAAGTGACAGCTGCCATGGGCAAGAAGAAGATCGCCAAGAGGTCAAAGATCAAGTCTTTTGTGAAAGTTTATAACTACAATCACCTAATGCCCACAAGGTGAGCATTTCAAGaactagaatttttaaatttcttctcccCACTCTGTTGAATAAGGAGACAAACCTTGCAGCCATTCCAGCACCAGCAAGGAATATCGTTTCCAAATTGTTCATCTTCAACTCATAAAGTGGCCATGGTTTCCAGTTTTACCTTtgatccatctttttttttttttttttttgagacggagtctcgctctgtcacccaggctggagtgcagtggccggatctcagctcactgcaagctccgcctcccgggtttaagccattctcctgcctcagcctcccgagtagctgggactacaggtgcccgccatctcgcccggctagttttttgtattttttagtagagacggggtttcaccgtgtagaccaggatggtctcgatctcctgacctcgtgatccacccgtctcggcctcccaaagtgctgggattacaggcttgagccaccgcgcccggcctgatccaTCTTTTAAGTGTTAGGTAAAGATTGTTTTCCATCCACAGTAAACACGGGCATGAGGTCTGATCTGCCCTCTTCCACACTGTTCCCCTCAAGAATAAATACTATAGGTTTCAAAAAGTCTGAATCCGCGAAAGCAAGCCTCCCTCAGTTAATTTCACTCACCTGTTGGGCCCTTTAGTCTGGGGACATACACTATCTTAGTGCAagtgtttttttgagagggagtctcgctctgttgcccaggctggagtgcagtgacgcgatcttggctcactgcaagctccgcctcccaggttcacgccattctcctgcctcagcctccagagtacctgggactacaggcgcccaccaccacgcccggctaattttttgtatttttagtagagatggggttttactgtgttagccaggatgatctcgatcttctgacctcgtgatccgctcgcctcggactcccaaagtgctggaaatacaagcgtgagccaccgcacctggcctagtaCAAGTGTTTTTTAATAAGTATGATGGGCGGGCgcagtgcctcaagcctgtaatcccagcacttctggaggccgagacgggcggatcacaaggtcgggagatcgagaccatcctggctaacaggatgaaaccctgtctctactaaaaaatacaaaaaactagctaggcgaggtggcgggcgcctgtagtctcagctactctggaggctgaggcaggagaatggcgtaaacccaggaggcggagcttgcagtgagctgagatctggccactgcgctccagcctgggcgactgagcaagactccatctcaaaaaaaaaagaagtacaagaggccgggcacaatggcttcacctgtaatcccaccactttgggagaccggggcagatggatcacctgagatcaggagtttgagaccagcctgaacaacatggtgaaaccccgtctctactaaaaatacaaaattagccggccgtggtggcacatacttgtaatcccacctactggggaggctgaggctagagaatctcttgaacccaggaggcggaggttatggtgagtgaagatcacaccattgcactccagcctgggcaatgagagcgaagctccgtctcaaaaaaaaaagaagtgtgagactgaggcaaggtcaggagatcgagactgtacTGGTTaacacgtgaacccaggaggtggagcttgcagtgagccgagatcgtgccactgcactccaacctgggtgacagagcaaaagtctgtttcaaaaaaaaaggtgcGAGAATTGAGAAAGTCCCGAACAATAATTGCCAGAACCCAGCAGCATGCACCTTAAAGTTTGCTGCTGGTACTGCACATTTACTCTTGGTTGGCACCGTGGctcgtgtctgtagtcccagcacttttggaggctgaggcaggtggatcacttgaggtcaggagttcgagaccagcctggccaacatgaggaaatctCTTCTCtaataaaaaacacaacaattagctgggcatggtggctggcacctggaatcccagctattccggaggttgaggtgggagaatcactcgagcttgggaggtggaggctacaatgagccaagattgcaccactgcactccagcctgggtgacagagctcactccatctcaaaaaataaaaataataataataaaagggcaGAGAGAGCTGTTTCTCGAGTTCTGGGATGTGGTGGGGTTGAGGCAGCTAGTTTTTGTGCTGTCATGAGACGGACTGCATTGGCAGAACTTGAACAATAAGGAATGGTTTCAAATAGAAAGTTACCGACTGTCATGATGAAAGTCAAGAAGGCCTGatttggctgggcgcggcggttcacgcctataatcccagccctttgggaggccgaggcaggcggatgacgaggtcaggagatcgagaccatcctggctaacacggtgacaccctcgtctctactaaaaatataaaaaattagccgggcgtggtggggtgcgcctgtagtcccagctacttgggaggctgaggcaggagaatggcgtgaacccgggaggtggagcttgcaatgagctgagatcgcactactacactccaccctggacaacagcgagactccgtctcgaaaaaaaataaaaaataaaacaataaggcCTAATTTGATGATTCTTAGCTATAAAAGTAAAGTAGTAGTGGGAAATTGAGAATGAAACATTAAATTTTACGTTTTATTGGCTTGAATccaataaatgttaaaagtaggccgggcgcggtggctcaagcctgtaatcccagcactttgggaggccgagacgggcggatcacgaggtcaggagatcgagaccatcctggctaacccggtgaaaccccgtctttactaaaaaaaatacaaaaacactagccgggcgaggtggtggcgcctgtagtcccagctactcgggaggctgaggcaggagaatggtgggagcccgggaggcggagcttgcagtgagccgagatccggccactgcactccagcctgggcgacagagcgagactccgtctcaaaaaaaaaaaaaaaaaaaaaaaaagtgtggattTCCAGGTAATGTCATCAGGATGTGACTGATGGTTGCTTCTAAGGAGTCAGACCCTGATTCCCTAGTGTCCTACAAAGATTTAGGCTGTGTGGGGGCTCCTGGCAGTATGTGGGCTAATCCTGCCTCTCCACCTTTGTCCCCAGGTACTCTGTGGATATCCCCTTGGACAAAACTGTCGTCAATAAGGATGTCTTCAGAGATCCTGCTCTTAAACGCAAGGCCCGACGAGAGGCCAAGGTCAAGTTTGAAGAGAGGTAAGTAGGCTTTGGTAGTGAATGGTGGAGTATGGTTTCACTATTTCCATTCCTCTCCTCACtgatgttctctttttttcccttctagaTATAAGACAGGCAAGAACAAGTGGTTCTTCCAGAAGCTGCGGTTTTAGATGCTTTGTTTtggtcattaaaaattaaaaaggaaagaaagcctgTGTCTGCATGCTGTTTGTATTATCAGACTGTGAAAAGGAGAACATTATTGAATAGGAAACACtgggtgggctgggcacagtggctcacacctgtaatcccagtgtgaggccgaggcaggcagatcaggaggtcaagagattcGAGACtggccaggcgcgttggctcaagcctgtaatcccagcactttgggaggccgagacgggcagatcacgaggtccggagatggagaccatcctggctaactcagtgaaaccccgtctctactaaaaaaaaaatacaaaaaactagccgggcgaggtggtgggcgcctgtagtcccagctactcgggacgctgaggcaggagaatggcataaacccgggaggcggagcttgcagtgagctgagatccggccactgcactccagcctgggcaacacagcaagactccgtctcaaaaaaaaaaaaaaagattcgagaccatcctggccaacgtggtgaaaccccatccctactaaaaatacaagaatcaactgggtgtggtggtgcaggtctgtagtcccagctacttgggaggctgaggcaggagaatcacttgaacctaggaggtggaggttgcagtgagccaagatagcaccactacactccagtctggtaacatcgagactgtatctcaaaaaaagacactGGTTGATGGATGAGGGCCTGGGAAAATGTTAAATCTGCCTTAATGAGATTTACACTGCCTCTGTCCTTGGCTTGATAATCCCTGTGAAGAATTACGTAGCCTCCCTGGCTTCTACCCATTACGTGCCAGGAGAACCTGTGCTACACTCTGCCCCTCCTTGTGACAACCAAAAGCCTCTGAGTGGTAGGGATCACGTATTTTTGATTTGAGAACCGCTAACCTGAAATTCTCAAACCTTAGCACAGAGAGATCACCTGGATGGTTTGTTAAGCCACAGATTGCTGAAATCCTGCCCTCAGACCCATCCAGTAGGTCTGAGTTTCTAGTAAGTT
It includes:
- the RPL27 gene encoding 60S ribosomal protein L27; translated protein: MGKFMKPGKVVLVLAGRYSGRKAVIVKNIDDGTSDRPYSHALVAGIDRYPRKVTAAMGKKKIAKRSKIKSFVKVYNYNHLMPTRYSVDIPLDKTVVNKDVFRDPALKRKARREAKVKFEERYKTGKNKWFFQKLRF